A section of the Anaerolineae bacterium genome encodes:
- a CDS encoding phospholipid carrier-dependent glycosyltransferase has product MQPDLKAGKNRRRALALSLGLFLFAVYLFTYRGGFHSIDEVAMYAVTENMAKLGRFNIDQIAWIQWTTSQSEAQGFFGKDDHVYSKKGLALSLAQAPLYWLALHLPGIGMLQTVSLLNAWVIAATGLLIFMFLHRLKFSTLTALVTALTFGLATIAAVYAKYLFSEPLAGFLLLLAAYMLFAYRQEGGLRHIALAGLAAGFAVVARANNLFVLPVFGLYLSWVVWRGLDWQFGQSAQQQMGGAANPQGNPSTIFPFPLSPLLSPLSVFILAMAIPGAILLGYNAVRSGNPLQTGYDLTLFSPNILLGLYKLLFSPLRGLFAYSPILLLSVPGWWFLRKTRPAEAWLMAGLVGVTIGLFSAWSSGEGLSWGSRFLVPVIPFFGLSLAPIVAKGVEARAQVWRFTFYALLPLSVFIQFLGLAINPWVFLARLQKDFGGEFFLENTAALYNFRYSQIVGQLETWSLTNSDVVWWQPGGFDGLAFGLSLGLLVFSGWFLWRQMVNNQRPTTNDQRPATVETVSRPGPTTTLFPIPYSLPPVTLLLCCLAPLLLCYLLLTRYYRTDQQFGPPNDAYTRALYTAAANKAAGDQIVTVAQNHYHVPMNRFKAKIPLIGLARQTWPPPQTALSLLSHATAGPNVWLVTIGFQPAAPDNAAERWLAANVFKAGDEWLDESVRLVRFATQKPKIIRPLKITLGNEEIQLVEVVLLEALRPGQALPVEFIWLPLAQPQTDYNLFLQLLAADGALAAQHDNPPNGGYSPTSTWQPGRPVIVRHALPLPPDLTPGDYRLITGLYHPTTGERLSIVGGSDFIDLGFITVER; this is encoded by the coding sequence ATGCAGCCTGACTTAAAAGCGGGCAAAAACAGGCGCCGCGCCCTGGCCTTGAGCCTGGGCCTGTTTTTGTTTGCCGTTTATCTTTTTACCTACCGGGGCGGCTTCCACTCCATTGACGAAGTGGCCATGTATGCCGTGACCGAGAACATGGCCAAATTGGGCCGGTTTAACATTGATCAAATCGCCTGGATCCAATGGACCACCAGCCAGTCCGAGGCCCAGGGCTTTTTTGGCAAAGATGACCACGTTTACTCCAAAAAGGGGCTGGCGCTTTCGCTGGCCCAAGCGCCACTGTACTGGCTGGCGTTGCATTTGCCGGGAATTGGCATGCTGCAAACCGTTTCTTTGCTCAACGCTTGGGTCATTGCCGCTACCGGCCTGCTCATTTTTATGTTTCTCCACCGCCTGAAGTTTTCCACCCTCACCGCCCTTGTTACCGCGCTTACCTTTGGCCTGGCCACAATTGCCGCCGTTTACGCCAAATATCTTTTCAGCGAGCCGCTGGCCGGCTTTTTATTATTGTTAGCCGCTTACATGCTATTTGCCTATCGTCAGGAGGGCGGGCTGCGTCATATAGCCCTGGCCGGGCTGGCCGCCGGTTTTGCCGTGGTCGCCCGCGCCAACAATCTTTTTGTTTTGCCGGTTTTTGGCCTATATTTATCTTGGGTGGTATGGCGAGGATTAGATTGGCAATTTGGGCAATCGGCACAGCAGCAAATGGGCGGAGCAGCAAATCCACAGGGCAACCCATCAACGATTTTCCCCTTTCCCCTCTCCCCTCTCCTCTCTCCTCTCTCAGTATTTATCCTGGCTATGGCTATTCCTGGGGCTATTCTATTAGGTTACAATGCTGTTCGCTCCGGCAACCCTTTGCAAACCGGCTACGATCTGACCCTCTTTTCGCCCAATATTCTCCTGGGACTTTATAAATTGCTCTTTAGCCCCTTGCGTGGCCTTTTTGCCTACAGCCCCATTTTGCTTCTGAGTGTGCCCGGCTGGTGGTTTTTGCGCAAAACCCGGCCCGCCGAGGCCTGGCTTATGGCCGGCCTTGTCGGCGTCACCATTGGCCTTTTTTCCGCCTGGTCCTCCGGCGAGGGCCTCTCATGGGGCAGCCGTTTTTTGGTGCCGGTGATCCCCTTCTTTGGGCTTAGCCTGGCCCCGATTGTGGCAAAGGGGGTTGAAGCCAGAGCGCAAGTTTGGCGGTTTACGTTTTACGCTTTATTGCCGCTTTCGGTTTTTATCCAATTCCTGGGCCTAGCCATCAACCCCTGGGTTTTTCTGGCCCGTCTGCAAAAAGATTTTGGCGGAGAATTTTTTCTGGAAAATACGGCGGCGCTTTATAACTTTCGTTATAGCCAGATTGTGGGCCAACTTGAAACCTGGTCCCTGACCAACTCCGACGTGGTCTGGTGGCAGCCGGGGGGTTTTGACGGGCTGGCTTTTGGCTTGAGCTTGGGGCTGCTTGTGTTTTCCGGCTGGTTTTTATGGCGGCAGATGGTCAACAACCAACGACCAACGACCAATGACCAACGACCAGCAACCGTTGAAACCGTATCCCGGCCCGGCCCTACTACCACCCTATTTCCTATTCCCTATTCTCTGCCCCCGGTTACCCTGCTACTTTGTTGCCTTGCACCCCTGCTCCTCTGCTACCTGCTCCTGACTCGCTACTACCGCACCGACCAACAATTCGGCCCGCCCAACGACGCTTACACCCGCGCCCTTTACACTGCCGCCGCCAACAAGGCCGCCGGCGACCAAATTGTCACCGTAGCCCAAAACCACTACCACGTGCCGATGAACCGTTTTAAGGCCAAAATCCCTCTGATCGGCCTGGCCCGGCAAACGTGGCCCCCGCCGCAAACCGCCCTGTCGCTTTTAAGCCATGCCACTGCCGGGCCAAATGTGTGGCTGGTGACCATTGGCTTTCAACCCGCCGCGCCGGATAACGCCGCCGAACGCTGGCTGGCCGCCAACGTGTTCAAAGCCGGCGACGAATGGCTTGACGAAAGCGTGCGTTTGGTGCGTTTTGCCACGCAAAAGCCTAAAATCATTCGCCCCCTCAAAATTACTCTGGGCAATGAGGAAATACAATTGGTTGAAGTCGTTTTGCTTGAGGCGCTCCGGCCAGGACAGGCCCTGCCCGTGGAATTTATCTGGCTGCCCTTGGCCCAACCGCAAACAGACTATAACCTTTTCCTGCAACTGCTGGCTGCCGATGGCGCGTTAGCGGCCCAGCACGACAACCCGCCCAACGGCGGCTACAGCCCTACTTCCACCTGGCAACCCGGCCGGCCGGTCATCGTCCGCCACGCCCTGCCCTTACCCCCTGACCTCACCCCTGGCGACTATCGCCTGATTACCGGCTTGTATCACCCGACCACCGGCGAGCGACTGTCCATCGTCGGCGGAAGCGATTTTATTGATTTAGGTTTCATTACTGTTGAACGGTAA
- a CDS encoding glycosyltransferase family 39 protein, translating to MKLPTVPQKLIILGLVLLAFLLRAYRLDFQSYWIDEAWSVYFANLSPAQLWHLLKTVEPLPPFYHPSTIYWAWLVGDSEYAMRFYSLLFGVLAVPFTYRLGRALGDDRLGLLAALLMAVSPYQIWHSQEARMYSALTAASVMSMWGFANLYRRGGRRWRIVYIIGTVWAIMTHYHGVVLIGIQGLFLLLTWQRHRRVYLDWGATLVVVLLLQLPWLILGGNLLQSYLNWIEQPTLWDTYLRSAVAYSLNELAPRPQAIPLALVFVAAYLLGLFYATRRRWGSWRGPEMLAFLAAYTLAPNLAAWLYGEFRTTVYYERYLILVQVGYLLTIAVGVLAVADGLPSLISRFGKRRQRHSRLPARLAKFSAILLLLALIGLNGWVLYHHYYDPVYAKPNWRAVAQTVQDFGRPGDAVLLTGDGGEHAFNYYYHGSLPVYYPFNISPHHQQQRPTGDEARQILAGIAAKHQRLWYTPYGMHLDPILEGWLAEHAHPAWHSWLGRKRLALYATQAVTNRQKTLNVLFADASGRGPKLLHIAWPDEPTAAGDLLPLALTWQTEAPLANDYQLSLRLSNARGDIFTQSDWPPLTAIAPTSAWPPHQPLTDRRSLWLPPDVPPGDYTLQLVVYNPVSGQSLGQPVILSGFAVGPAQISPPLEALSIPNLGRRIMGNLTLAGYISPPKIQPGQEMWLWLYWQAKELANPDSIVRLSLRSGDKVVSADYPLAASIGPLASWQQGQVRRAVYHLPTSPRLAGQIAELAVALVLPDGRVEAETVLTQIELETRPRQFDVPAVDRPLDISFGDAAQIKLLGYNLPAAQAAPGDTLTLTLVWQAGAEMDLDYTVFVQLLNHAGQVAAQVDAPPLAGAAPTTTWLPGETLADTYPLALPADLSPGSYRLIAGLYHAPTGRRLPVSSGGDFVELPQVAVK from the coding sequence ATGAAACTGCCAACCGTCCCTCAAAAACTGATCATCCTGGGCCTGGTGTTGCTGGCTTTTTTGCTGCGAGCCTATCGCCTTGATTTCCAGAGTTACTGGATTGATGAAGCCTGGAGCGTTTATTTTGCCAACCTCTCCCCCGCTCAGTTATGGCACCTGCTCAAAACCGTAGAACCTCTGCCGCCCTTTTACCATCCTTCCACCATTTATTGGGCCTGGCTGGTGGGCGATAGCGAATACGCCATGCGTTTTTACTCGTTGTTGTTTGGCGTTTTGGCCGTGCCCTTCACCTATCGCCTGGGCCGGGCCTTGGGCGATGACCGGCTGGGGCTGCTGGCCGCCCTCTTAATGGCCGTCTCCCCTTATCAAATTTGGCATTCCCAGGAGGCGCGGATGTACAGCGCCCTCACCGCCGCCTCGGTGATGAGCATGTGGGGGTTTGCCAACCTGTACCGGCGCGGCGGCCGGCGCTGGCGCATCGTTTACATTATAGGCACGGTGTGGGCCATTATGACCCACTATCACGGCGTGGTGCTCATTGGCATCCAGGGCCTCTTTTTGCTGCTCACCTGGCAGCGCCACCGGCGCGTTTACCTGGATTGGGGCGCTACGCTTGTAGTTGTGCTGCTGCTCCAACTGCCCTGGCTCATTCTGGGCGGCAACCTGCTGCAAAGTTACCTCAACTGGATCGAGCAGCCCACGCTCTGGGACACTTACCTCCGCAGCGCCGTAGCCTACAGCCTGAATGAACTGGCGCCCCGCCCCCAGGCCATCCCCCTTGCCCTTGTTTTTGTGGCCGCCTACCTGCTGGGCCTGTTTTACGCGACCCGCCGCCGGTGGGGAAGCTGGCGCGGCCCGGAGATGCTGGCCTTTTTGGCCGCTTACACCCTTGCCCCCAACCTGGCCGCCTGGCTCTACGGCGAATTCCGCACCACGGTTTATTACGAACGCTATCTCATCCTGGTGCAGGTTGGCTATTTATTGACTATTGCCGTTGGCGTTTTAGCCGTAGCCGACGGCCTGCCTTCCCTGATTTCCCGTTTTGGAAAACGGCGGCAGCGGCATTCCCGCCTGCCGGCCCGGTTAGCCAAATTCAGCGCCATCCTGTTGCTGCTTGCGCTCATTGGCCTTAACGGCTGGGTTCTTTATCATCATTATTATGACCCCGTTTACGCTAAACCCAACTGGCGGGCCGTGGCCCAAACCGTTCAGGATTTTGGCCGGCCCGGTGACGCCGTTCTCCTCACCGGCGACGGCGGGGAACACGCTTTTAATTATTATTATCACGGCAGCCTGCCGGTATACTATCCCTTTAACATCTCCCCCCACCACCAACAGCAGCGCCCGACAGGCGACGAAGCCCGGCAAATTTTGGCCGGCATCGCCGCCAAACACCAACGCCTCTGGTACACGCCCTACGGCATGCACCTTGACCCCATACTGGAAGGCTGGTTGGCCGAACACGCCCACCCGGCCTGGCACAGTTGGCTGGGCCGCAAACGGTTAGCCTTGTACGCCACTCAGGCTGTTACCAACCGGCAAAAAACCCTTAATGTTCTTTTTGCCGATGCGTCTGGCCGGGGGCCAAAGTTGCTCCATATCGCCTGGCCGGATGAACCCACGGCCGCAGGCGACCTGCTGCCTCTGGCGTTGACCTGGCAGACCGAGGCCCCGCTGGCCAATGATTACCAATTATCTCTCCGGTTGAGCAACGCCCGCGGCGACATCTTCACCCAGAGCGACTGGCCGCCTCTCACCGCCATTGCCCCCACCTCGGCCTGGCCACCTCACCAACCCCTCACCGATCGGCGCAGCCTGTGGCTTCCGCCCGACGTCCCACCCGGCGATTATACGCTGCAACTGGTGGTCTATAATCCCGTTTCCGGCCAATCTCTTGGCCAGCCAGTCATACTCTCCGGTTTTGCCGTTGGCCCGGCCCAAATCAGCCCCCCCCTTGAAGCTTTATCTATTCCCAACCTTGGCCGACGCATTATGGGTAACTTAACTTTAGCAGGTTATATATCGCCCCCCAAAATACAGCCCGGCCAGGAAATGTGGCTCTGGCTGTACTGGCAGGCCAAAGAACTTGCCAACCCGGATTCCATTGTCCGGCTGAGTTTGCGCAGCGGCGATAAAGTTGTTTCCGCCGATTATCCGCTGGCCGCCTCGATTGGCCCGCTTGCTTCCTGGCAGCAAGGCCAGGTGCGGCGGGCCGTGTACCACCTGCCTACCAGCCCCCGGCTGGCGGGTCAAATAGCAGAACTGGCCGTGGCGCTTGTTTTGCCGGATGGACGGGTTGAGGCGGAAACCGTTCTAACTCAAATTGAGTTGGAAACCCGGCCCCGCCAATTTGATGTTCCCGCCGTTGATCGCCCGCTGGACATCTCTTTTGGCGATGCGGCCCAAATCAAATTACTGGGCTACAATCTGCCCGCCGCCCAAGCTGCGCCGGGCGACACGCTGACCCTCACCCTGGTATGGCAAGCCGGGGCCGAAATGGACCTGGACTACACCGTATTTGTGCAACTGCTCAATCATGCCGGGCAGGTGGCGGCCCAGGTTGACGCGCCGCCCCTGGCCGGAGCCGCCCCCACCACCACCTGGCTCCCCGGCGAAACCCTGGCCGATACTTACCCCCTGGCCCTCCCGGCTGATCTTTCTCCTGGAAGTTACCGCCTCATCGCCGGCCTTTACCACGCTCCTACCGGCCGGCGCTTGCCGGTATCCTCCGGCGGGGATTTTGTGGAGTTACCCCAGGTTGCGGTAAAATAA
- a CDS encoding methyltransferase domain-containing protein, whose translation MSKISDQTYLLTNQYQNASNLNARMQLHARFSVNQSGWHLWVFDHFRLDPQSRVLELGCGPGSLWVENLNRIPPGWDITLSDFSEGMLQIAQKDLENSRRRFLFDVIDAQSIPADKQSFDAVIANHMFYHVPDISQALSEIHRVLKPGGRLYASTVGLTHMQELDKLLRKFDPKIETLFDGDQPHSFILENGAEILSQWFTDVTLWKYDDALVITEVEPLVAYVMSMIRFTLDKDRLAEFTNFVAQEMVSAGAIHVTKASGLFEAVKG comes from the coding sequence ATGTCAAAAATATCAGACCAAACGTATCTTTTGACCAACCAATACCAGAACGCCTCAAATCTGAACGCCCGGATGCAGCTTCACGCCCGGTTTAGTGTAAATCAGTCTGGCTGGCATCTGTGGGTTTTTGACCATTTTAGACTTGACCCCCAGAGTCGGGTGCTTGAATTAGGCTGCGGCCCCGGCAGTTTGTGGGTTGAAAATTTAAACCGCATCCCTCCCGGTTGGGATATTACCCTCTCTGATTTTTCCGAGGGGATGTTGCAAATAGCCCAAAAAGATCTGGAGAATAGCCGTCGCCGGTTTTTGTTTGACGTTATTGATGCTCAATCCATCCCTGCCGATAAGCAAAGTTTTGACGCGGTCATTGCCAACCACATGTTCTATCACGTGCCAGACATATCCCAGGCGTTGTCAGAAATTCATCGAGTTTTGAAACCCGGCGGGCGCTTATACGCTTCAACGGTGGGTCTGACCCACATGCAAGAATTGGATAAACTGCTGCGCAAATTTGACCCCAAAATTGAAACACTTTTTGACGGAGATCAGCCCCATTCCTTCATCCTTGAAAATGGGGCTGAGATATTATCGCAGTGGTTTACCGATGTTACGCTGTGGAAATATGACGATGCGTTGGTTATTACCGAAGTAGAGCCGTTGGTTGCTTATGTTATGTCTATGATTAGATTTACGTTGGATAAAGATAGACTGGCCGAATTCACCAACTTTGTCGCCCAGGAAATGGTCTCAGCAGGGGCCATTCACGTCACCAAAGCCAGCGGTCTTTTTGAGGCGGTTAAAGGTTAA
- a CDS encoding GNAT family N-acetyltransferase, producing the protein MLGICFQLNRHPDWIKTRPYFITISTETELVLAAVQTPPYNLVIYGRRHDCDRAFALLAQNLWADQQMLPGVLGPAPIAETFAQSWANIAGTKYRAGMRQRIYELKSVVPPPSTPGHMRLARAGDANLITQWALAFQTEALTPGHPTQTRAAIEQRIGDQEIYLWQDARPVSMAAKARPVSNGIAVSLVYTPPEFRRQGYATACVAALSQLLLDSGRQYCSLFTDLSNPTSNHIYRKIGYTPVCDFNEYIFDAAANT; encoded by the coding sequence ATGCTGGGCATCTGTTTTCAGCTCAACCGTCACCCCGACTGGATTAAAACAAGGCCCTACTTTATCACCATTTCTACTGAAACCGAACTTGTGCTGGCCGCCGTGCAGACGCCGCCCTACAACCTGGTGATTTACGGCAGGCGCCACGATTGTGACCGCGCTTTTGCCCTGCTGGCACAAAACCTTTGGGCCGACCAGCAAATGCTTCCCGGCGTGTTGGGACCTGCTCCCATCGCCGAAACGTTTGCCCAAAGCTGGGCCAATATTGCCGGGACAAAATATCGGGCGGGCATGCGCCAGCGCATCTACGAGTTAAAAAGCGTTGTGCCGCCGCCATCCACCCCCGGCCACATGCGGCTGGCCCGCGCCGGCGACGCTAACCTGATCACGCAGTGGGCGCTCGCTTTTCAAACAGAAGCTCTCACTCCCGGCCATCCCACCCAAACCCGGGCCGCGATAGAACAACGGATTGGCGATCAAGAGATTTATCTTTGGCAAGATGCGCGGCCTGTTTCTATGGCGGCTAAAGCCCGCCCGGTTTCCAACGGCATTGCCGTGAGCTTGGTCTATACGCCCCCTGAGTTCAGGCGGCAAGGTTACGCCACGGCTTGTGTGGCGGCCTTGAGCCAACTGCTGTTAGACTCCGGCCGGCAGTACTGTTCTTTGTTTACCGATCTATCGAATCCAACATCAAACCACATTTACCGGAAAATAGGATATACCCCGGTTTGCGATTTTAATGAATATATTTTTGACGCGGCTGCAAACACATGA
- a CDS encoding YfhO family protein — MNPLKAWSRFDWFSLILFAALVTLFHWRILTPNMADRQSFPPGDFSAQFWAFTTFEARELSVGRLPLWNPYTFAGAPFWADVQAAVFYPPSLLTLLLSAPAGFSLFALEIEAIAHFWLAAALMYLFVRQVTQSRSAALMAALIFTFSGYLTGYPGQQLAVLEADVWLPLILFFLYRGSRPGPAKVARASAGQPETLDFDSASRPRRSPRPWLLLAGAAWGVTLLAGHPQSALIVAYLSSAYFFFLRLPMPPGVRVTRSVLRFAVILSHWLIFILTGLALAAVQFIPAVEYTRLSVRAEGVYDKMAGGFPLADLVQLLLPGQVSVYSPLYVGVVGLILACWGAFVQPNRSKTFWAAAALVSLFISFGGNTFLYSPLYLFTPGFSIFRGQERWAFAVVFSFSVLAGYGWKTLQEQIANYKLQITAYPAQVLPSTIRNTQYILRFTQYLLFFSLLLVFLFFYGLNNTGWTPASPFYHLLGGATLLTLLLALAWLLWKFSPRLPPLVFTGLAAALICFDLFTANWQTNLYPQGPQCHTQMPNAVAAIKQDTAASPNQPYRVYNEFRLYDNYGVSFEIEDLWGASPLRPRRYDEFLAPPMPIERAWELLNVKYVITWRQELFVPSTIIYQEPADGGVTYVHRLNKVGPRAWLVTQAEIHDDAAILQKIADPRFDRWRTALLEPEAAQYVGPITGSNNKAWPQNPSSVSGLTFHTPQSLSATVTSPVPALLIFSEIHYPGWQAEIDGQPAPLLRANYALRAVPVPAGEHTVRLTFRPPTFLVGAIVSAMAFFVIIILLVIYRRKELA; from the coding sequence ATGAATCCCTTAAAAGCCTGGTCTCGTTTTGATTGGTTCAGCCTGATCCTTTTTGCCGCTTTGGTAACGCTTTTTCACTGGCGCATTCTCACCCCCAACATGGCCGACCGCCAATCCTTCCCTCCCGGCGACTTCAGCGCCCAGTTTTGGGCCTTTACCACGTTTGAAGCCCGCGAGCTGAGCGTAGGGCGGCTGCCCCTGTGGAATCCCTACACCTTTGCCGGCGCGCCCTTTTGGGCCGACGTGCAGGCGGCGGTTTTTTACCCGCCCAGCCTGCTCACGCTGCTGCTGTCCGCGCCGGCGGGCTTTTCCCTTTTTGCCCTGGAAATTGAAGCCATTGCCCATTTTTGGCTGGCCGCCGCCTTGATGTACCTTTTTGTTCGCCAAGTTACCCAGAGCCGTTCCGCCGCTCTCATGGCCGCCCTCATCTTTACTTTTAGCGGCTATCTCACCGGTTACCCCGGCCAGCAATTGGCCGTGCTGGAAGCGGATGTCTGGCTGCCGCTGATCCTCTTTTTTCTTTACCGGGGCAGCCGGCCGGGACCGGCCAAAGTGGCCCGCGCCTCCGCCGGTCAGCCGGAAACGCTTGACTTTGACTCCGCCTCCCGGCCCCGCCGTTCTCCCCGGCCCTGGCTTCTTTTGGCGGGCGCGGCCTGGGGCGTCACGCTGCTGGCCGGGCATCCGCAGAGCGCGCTTATTGTGGCCTACCTCAGTTCGGCGTATTTCTTTTTTCTCCGGCTCCCCATGCCCCCCGGGGTGCGGGTCACCCGGAGCGTTTTGCGTTTTGCCGTAATCCTCAGCCACTGGCTCATTTTTATCCTTACCGGCCTGGCCCTGGCCGCCGTCCAATTTATCCCCGCGGTTGAATACACCCGGCTGTCCGTCCGCGCCGAGGGCGTTTACGATAAAATGGCGGGCGGTTTTCCGCTTGCTGATCTGGTTCAACTGCTGCTGCCCGGCCAGGTGAGTGTTTACTCACCCCTGTACGTAGGCGTGGTTGGCCTGATTTTGGCCTGTTGGGGCGCTTTTGTTCAACCCAACCGGTCCAAAACCTTTTGGGCCGCGGCGGCCTTGGTGTCGCTGTTTATCTCGTTTGGCGGGAATACGTTTCTCTATAGCCCGCTCTACCTTTTTACGCCTGGTTTCTCCATCTTCCGGGGACAAGAACGGTGGGCTTTTGCCGTTGTTTTTAGTTTCTCTGTGTTGGCCGGTTACGGCTGGAAAACGTTGCAGGAGCAGATAGCAAATTACAAATTACAAATTACAGCTTACCCGGCACAAGTCTTGCCGTCCACAATACGTAATACGCAATACATTTTACGTTTTACGCAATACCTTCTCTTTTTTTCCCTGCTTCTTGTTTTTCTCTTCTTTTACGGCCTCAACAATACCGGCTGGACGCCCGCCAGCCCTTTTTATCACCTGCTTGGCGGAGCCACTTTGTTAACCCTGCTGCTGGCCCTGGCCTGGCTGTTGTGGAAATTTTCTCCCCGCCTGCCGCCCCTTGTTTTTACCGGCCTGGCCGCCGCGCTGATCTGTTTTGACCTGTTCACGGCCAACTGGCAAACCAATCTCTACCCCCAAGGGCCGCAGTGTCACACCCAAATGCCAAACGCCGTGGCCGCCATCAAACAAGACACCGCCGCATCCCCCAACCAACCCTATCGCGTTTATAATGAGTTTCGCTTGTACGACAACTACGGCGTGTCCTTTGAAATTGAAGACCTGTGGGGCGCCAGCCCGCTGCGGCCCCGCCGTTACGATGAATTTTTGGCCCCGCCCATGCCCATCGAGCGCGCCTGGGAACTGCTCAACGTCAAATACGTTATCACCTGGCGGCAAGAGTTGTTCGTCCCTTCCACCATCATTTACCAGGAACCGGCGGACGGCGGCGTCACCTACGTCCATCGTTTAAACAAGGTCGGCCCGCGCGCCTGGTTGGTGACCCAGGCCGAAATCCACGACGACGCCGCCATCCTGCAAAAAATTGCCGACCCTCGTTTTGACCGTTGGCGCACTGCGCTGCTGGAGCCGGAAGCGGCGCAATACGTCGGGCCAATCACCGGCTCAAACAATAAAGCCTGGCCGCAAAACCCGTCTTCCGTATCTGGCCTCACGTTTCATACCCCTCAATCACTTTCCGCAACCGTAACTTCCCCCGTCCCCGCTCTGCTGATCTTCAGCGAAATTCACTACCCCGGCTGGCAGGCCGAAATTGACGGCCAGCCGGCGCCCCTTCTCCGCGCCAACTACGCGCTCCGCGCCGTGCCGGTTCCCGCCGGCGAACACACCGTCCGGTTGACCTTCCGCCCGCCAACTTTCCTCGTTGGGGCTATTGTCAGCGCGATGGCCTTTTTTGTTATCATCATTCTTCTGGTAATCTATCGCCGTAAGGAATTAGCATGA